The Fusarium fujikuroi IMI 58289 draft genome, chromosome FFUJ_chr01 sequence CAGGAAAAGTCACTCAATAAATGAGTGGGTGAAATATGCCTCAACGTTGCCCAGCCCAAGCCAGCCCAGCAACGGAGAGTGGTTTGTTGTTGCTCATCACAGCCATCCATACCAAACCACGCCAAATCAAACCGACTCATAGCATTTTTTTGGTGGGGGTTATTCCAATCGTTGAGGGGTGACagaaggtggaggaggggtttggagggggagggggacCAGCCCAAAGAGCTCCCTAAGGCTCAGGTCGCTCTGCTTTGCTGGTGTGCTGTTGCGATTGCTGAGGGGCAGTGGAGGGGTATGGGCATTGATAATAGCTGTGACTAGCTAATTTATCTTGATTGAGACTCACCTTAGGTAAAGTGTTTATGTATGAAATGTATGCAATTGGAGCCAGCAGAACCTGTCTAGGGGCAAGAGAGAATGATggcaagaggagaagaggtaTTGGATGCAATGAAGATAAGAAGAACGAGAGAGGGGGGGAAAAGATGGCCGCAGGAGGGGAGCACAAGGTGTTTATGAATGGTTTCTGGAAACCAGAGGAAATTCGTCGATCCATTAAAAGCCAAAAGTCAAAGCTCACTCCTAAAATGGGAagcccagcccagtcaaCGGTCGACACGAGAAAGGTATGATGAGATGTACGTAGCCTGCCATCTCCCGTCTTGTCTGTCTGTACGATCTTCCACGTCTCTCTCACCAAAAATTACCTGCGAGGTGGGGTCCGATTGACCTTGGAGGGGTGAAATGATCTCACAAATCTCACCCTGTCCGGCCAATTCAACCAGAGGAGGGGTCCAAAAGTCCAGGTCTATTCTCCCCCTGGACTGGGCTCAGGTCCCACTCTACGAAGCTTTACAATCACCTAGATCCAACCATCCCACATTGCCAAAAGCTACCTCAATGGTTCGCCGCTCACCTTGAGAtccattgacattgacattACTGTAAACGGCCGACAAGAGAACACGCCAGGGTCCCCAGTGAGCTATATGGGTCCTCGAAGGACGTCAAACATTGCTACTCCCTGTGTGTTAGATCGGCGTTGGCATTGGGTGATTACTAGCGATATGGAATTATGCCGCCTAAGCATGCTATATTTCACGCCCGCCGACACAGCGCCGCACCGAGACCGAGAGGAGACGAGAGGATGGAAAACAGACCGAGGATTCATAATTAGTGTGATGACGAGCATAGTCCACCATATGCGCCTCCACACACCTTCATTAACTCTCTCATGTTGCTGTGCATAGCATCATCTCCACGTACAACAGTCCATTACACACAGCTCGATGCAGGCTCATGCTTCGCTCCCGTTGATTCCCGGTACCGCGGGCTCATCTTGCCCGTCGTCCGCCGCATCGCTGCCCCAGACTCGCCGTGCCGGCTCGAGGGCGTCTTCCGGTTGGACGATCCCCGTCCTGGTCGGAAGCCAAATTGACCAGGTGCAACGAGAAATGAGACAAATCCTCCCCAGTCCCGGAAGGCTGCATGTTGAACATAGTGCATAGCGGCATGGCCATTCATTAGTGTCGTTGAATAGCGGCTCTTACAATGCCTTGCTTGCAGGCTTGACCATGTTCCCGCTTCAATCGGGCATGTTATTCCCACAAGGCACTCTCAGAATTGCGTTGTGCTTCGCTCAATTGTCGGTCAAGGCTCCAGAGTCGGTCGATGAAAGTTGATATGTTCTGATAAACATGGATGCTGATGGAGTGACCTGAGTCCGTGCCTATCAGCATCTCATGAGAATCTACAGCCAACAAGAGACCGGAGCCAACCCACCCCCCTCGCATCTGGGTGGGAAGTTGACGTCTGAATGCTAGTAAGGCCGAAGGCGTGGTTTGATACTGGAGAGCGTGATATTAACGCAATGTATCAAACATGATCTGACTACAACCACGATTAGCAGTCTCTACAATTAGCCCGCAACAATCATCATGCGTTGTTGGCCCGTGGGTATCGGTGGGTATCCACGAAGTGACAAATCCATTCATCTCAAATGTTTCATCGTTATCGACATGCTATGACAGCCTCCCATTTTTTAACTGAGTAATCCTTGTTCACATAATCCAAGATCATAATGCTGTCCGCCCGTAACGCCGTATGTAGCAACCCAAGTCTATCGTCAGCTTCCGTCACTTAGAAGCGCTCCTTCATTCGTGCCGCAACCGTTCGGAGGTTGCCGTACACCTTACCAGGCGGCTTGCCGAGAATCAGGCTCACAACTGACTCCCGAGCAAGGTGGATGTTCTTGAATCCACCCAGGATGTGAATCTTTGAATCAGCAAGCACGATTCGAGTTCTACTGGCGTTCTCTATGGCAAACTTGGTCTTTCCATCCTTTCCAGCAATTCGTCCAATAGCACGGGCCTGGCTGTCACCGTGCATTGTTCGCACATCCTTAATCTCGAAAGTTTGGATGTAGAGGTCGTCGAGTCGAAGCAGCGCGATGGCATCGTCCACATCAAACCCGAGAGTGAACGCCTTGACGAAATCTTCTCCTTTTTGCAGTGCCCCAGTATCAGTGGTATGCTTCGATGATCGCAGCTCGACTGTCTTTCGCTTGATGTTCATTCGACATTGTAGCTTGAGGTGCTCGACCAGAGGAGGGTAGATAGAAGTCCATGACTGTTTTAAAGGTGTCATTCGGTGAGGAGGAATAGGAATCTTGCGAGTTTCCACACGGGTGACTGGGTCCTATCAACGTTATTAGGGTCATTGAAACTCTGCATGACGGTATGGGAGTCTCACAATATCTCTGGCGGGCGCAAATCGAGGCCGTCCTTCCTCATCGATAGCCATTCCATTCTCATTGCTCTCCTCCACAGGCACAAGAACATGCGCATCGGTAGGAAGAGCGTCAGGCGCATCTAAAAGAAACTCCTCGTCGTTTTCTGAACCAAAAAAAAATCAGATCATGTTTCCAAGATTCTCTTATTTCagatttttttttccttttcatACCTTCAACTGGGAGCGGAACGTCCACAGCGGGCGGGGCATCCTCTGCGTTCTTCAAAGCGGTCGGCGCAGGCATTGTGAATAATGAATGAGTGGCTTTGCTTTGCGATAATCTCTTGCTATGGGGTTCCAGAGCTGTTCTCGAGGCACGTATATATGCTAAAACTTTGGTCGTAGAAAATTCGTCCAAGTCAAATTCACAGACGTCTAAGGGTATCAGAGGTTGGTTTGGTGGGGGCGTTGGTGACTTTCGAGCAATCTGATCAAAAATTTGTGTGGCTTATCGTAGCTTATCGATTGGTTTTCTGCCTTCAGTAGCCAGGCGCGTCATGGAGTGACTTTTCCAACCAGAACCATGGAAGTGCAGCTTTGGCTAGCATTTGCAGTGACGGAATCTGTCGTTCATTAACCCCGATCAACTCCTCCCCCGTAAGAGTAATCTTGCTTTTTTCCTAGAAACTACAACAACAAAGTCCGTTTTGGCTCTGACTTCGCCCTATTTCCGTTCTCGGTGTCGTCTTGTTCTTCAGTTAGGCACCATGATGCTGGAATGATGGCCAAGGGTATCCCCTCTTCTCTGATCGAGCGTTGCTCTGGTATCTGCTTCAATTCTTctccagcaacagcctcttcGGTTACCATACGTCCTCTTGCAGAAATCAGTCGGAAATGGTCATTCTTACCGGCGACAATCGTGCTCTCAAATACTCGATTTATTCATTCCCACCGAAAATGTCAGACTTTTGATTCAATCTCAGACAATGCGTCGTTGCCTGTCACGCCAGCCTTTTCATTGCGCCATGCATTTCAACCTCGAAAATATGTTCCCGAGCGAAAGCGAATAACCCCTCTTACAACGCACGCCTCAACTCGTGAAATATCCCACGGGTCATATTGGTCATCGAAGCCATGGCAACAGCAACGATTGTACAGTGATGGTGGCAGTGGTCAGGGTAATGGATCAAAATGCTCCTGCGGCAAGGATATCACGGGTGTTTCCACCACACCAGCTAAAACAACAGAAGATCTGGAAAGGGTCAAGGCTTCGACATTGAACGAAACAAGCAAAGATGCTCCCAGCCGATTGGGGAAACAAGACCCTACAGGGTCGGATTCTGAGCCAGTCTCTTACATGTCCTATCTACACCTGCCGAGAATGCCGCATCGGCCAACCAAAGAGGAACTGCTCGAGGCCGCCAACGGCTTTTGGCAGCGACTCAAGGTTCGTTTAAAATGGGTGTCGATTAGAAGTATGAGACCATGGAATATTGACGAATGGGGTGCTTTTGTTTCATGGTTTCTTTTCGGCCACCTCGCTTGGATTATCGTCGGAACAACCACATTCTTCTCTCTGATCATTTTGTCAATCAACACTGTTGTTGCCCAAGGTATGGTAGTGTGTTTCGCACGAAGGATCTACATGCTAACATACACCAGAAACACTCGCGCAATGGGTAGGTGACTATTTGACACAGTCTGCTGGCGTCACCGTTGTTTTCGAGTCTGCTATTGTTCCCAAGTGGCGTGATAATGTTATCTCTTTCCGCAACGTTTTTGTGTCCCGAAGACCTGGCCAAGGCAACGTCTCATCCGTGAGCAAAGGCTCATCAGATGCTGCcgccgaggctgctgccGGCCGCAAAGCAGATCTCGTGGGAACGTCTGAAACTGAGGACGATGGAAACTACACTCAATTTGACGTCACTCTTTCAACGGTCAATGTCACGTTGTCATTCCTGAACTGGTGGAATGGCAAAGGATTGTTGAAAGATGTTGAAATCAAAGGTGTTCGCGGTGTCATTGACCGAACTTCAGTGACATGGCCAGCCGAGGAGGTCGATCCTTTGTCATATCGTCACAAGCACCAACCAGGAGATTTTGAGATCGAAAAGTTCAAGATGGAGGACCTATTACTCACCGTTCATCAACCGGGCGGGTTCCGGCCATTCTCtatcagcatcttctcttgCGAGCTGCCCCAGCTTCGCAAGCAGTGGCTATTTTATGATTTCCTTTCAGCCAACCACATGTCAGGATCCTACGATGGGTCGCTGTTTACGATTCATCCCCGACAAGTCCACGGCGTGGTACCCAGTGGTAATGGTGACCCAGAAGCTTCGGTCGGTTTTGGTGATCCAAAGGCGTGGAAAAAGTTCAGTCGGCTCCGAATTGATGGTTTGAAGATAGACCATCTCAACCGCGGTGTTGAGGGCCCTTTTGGCTGGATATACGAAGGGAATGTTGATATTGTTGCTGATGTTATGTTTCCCGCTGACACCGACGAGAGCATCACCAAGGTCATGGCCGACTTCTACGACCAGCTTGAAGAAATCGTCGACACAAATAGGCACCGCTTCATGCGCAACATCCAAGAGCAAGGCCCTGCTCTTCTTACATCAGGACACCTTTCAGACTCAGCTGGAGATATCCACGGCGAAAAGCCAGCCACCGAGCCACATACTAGTGAGGATGAGCGTCGCTACCTCATCATGGACCTCCGGATCTCCATGAACGATGTCAAAGCTGCAGTCCCTCTCTTCACCAAAGATATGTCTTACGTCAATCAGGCACTGGTCCGTCCTATCGTTGCTTACATCAACGCGAAGAAGACATATATACCAATCAATTGCCGTATCGTGAAACGAGCCAGCGACTTCGATGGTAGCTGGTCGATCTTTGACTGTGGTCTAATGAACGATATGTCAGCGGAGACCTATGATGCATTTGCGAATGACGTCGAAAACCAACAGAGCCGTGTTCGGCGGTTCAAAAAGGTTGGGTTCTGGACCTTGTCGCTTGCGGTTCATGCCCTCTTTATGGGAATGGCAGGCAATGTGGTGTGAGTTTTCTACCACGGGCTCCTCCTCTGCTCGAGTATAACCGGAGCATGGGGGCCGAATGACGATACGTGTGCGACTTTGTATATTTTATCGGCGTTGTGTAAGAGCAATGACTCATGTTCAGGAAAGGCGACAAAGGCGTTAAAGATTGGAAAGTTTATGATACGGCTGAGCGTTGGTGGAATTCTATATATGAACGATGAGGACTTCGTCCGTGATTTTACTCTACTGCTTAATCGCTTACAGGAGCAACATGATGGGCGGCAACTGATGAGATACCCTTGCCGTAGTGGCAGCGTTCATCACATGAAATAGCATAAGTTGCCTCCGGTATATGAATGAACATGATCCATGAGCTGTGCAGACCAGATTCAATAGTGTTCCATTTCTTCCAGTGTATTGCAAAGCGCCCTCTACTTTTAATCTAATGAGTTCAATGAGACAAATCAACATATGCCTCAGATGCCCATGGCGTCTGATCGTCAAAAACAATTCCTTGTACTAAGCCCGTAGAAGAGTATGTTAAGAGCACGAAATATGCTCTGCGAAGCTGGTTCTGCATGGTTCCCATGTATGATCCTTGACGCCCTCCACTTCTTCCGTGTATTCACCATCTTTTGAGTCTAAGGCACAACCCTTTCCGATCCACCACCCTCTGTCTGCTGCCCTCCTTATGTCCGAGCACCCAAGAGGCCTCCATGGCTGTATCTTGAAACCACAAAGTGTTTTTTGCGTCAACGGCATGTCTCGAGTCGCCCAGCTCGGCGAGCAGTCGGCTCGACGGATAGGGGGCAGATAGGTATGAGTTGAAATGGGAAGCTGCGGTTCAGCGTCTGAATGAAAGCTACCCTTGCTGTATCGTTTAACAACGCTTCACATAAAGTCATCACTAGAAGAAAGTCAGTACAGTCTCAGCGCCTGTTTCGAGGGGGTACTAACTCTCCAAAATCATCGGCATCGTCATAAGTCGTGGTGTCGGCGGCGTTAGCGCGACCAGTAACCAGCGACGTCTTCGTTTTGGCagcctttgtcttcttgcctcctttatcagcagccttctcctccCGCATCTTCTCGTTGCCCAGAGCAGTCATCGTACTGGCcagcttcttgatctgttcGCTGGGCATATCCTTAGCAAGAGCCTTTGTGAAATCCTGGAGAAACAGGCTGTAGTGGGCATTCTTGGAGTTGGCTGAGATGATAGGAGTAAGAGTAGTGCGGAGAGTCTCGAACTGAGCCTTAGTCTTGGGCTGGAAGAGAGGCAGTTTAGAAATGTCGATGGTCTTGGTTGGGTCGTTAGAATCGACGACGACAGTAGCAGGACGGGACTTGGCACGGCCGGCGCTGATACCAATATCTCCAAACATGTCGGCGGCGTGTGCGAGATCGGCTTCCTGTTCGGTGCGTCGGAGTCGCTCgcgcttctcagcctctgtCTCTTCATATTCCTCAACATTGGCGGCACCGGCTTTCTGCTGGGCACGCTCGGCCTGGTGCTCAGCAATTCGCTGACCTTTAGGTTTCTtggctgcggctgcggctgcagcagccttctgcttGGCCTCGGCAGCCTTGCGCTCCTTCTCACGCTCGGCCTCGGAGTCGTCATCGGCGTCCCATGAATCTAGAACCTGTTTATGGGGAGAAAGGTGTCAGCGATTCGAGGGTCGACGACATCTACCAGACTTCAAGGCAAAGACTTACGtcgccatcgtcttcttcgtcgtcgaaCTTGCGTCGAGAAGCGGCACCGGTACCGACAACGGGGGAGCCGGAGGAGCTGCTGTTGTCgctctcttcgtcgtctgaaTGGGCTTGTTAGCTGTTTATGCTCTTTGAGGGCGCTGCTTGCCGTGCAAGCATCAAACCCAACGACCCCGCAAAAGTCCATTTCGCTTGAGACGTCACAGTAGTCTGTGAATGGGTTCCAGACTGTGGTTTAGAAGGTGTTTATACGTACCCCACTTCTTAGGAGGCATGATGTCTGTTCCTGGCAGTATAGTATAGTATCGCGTTTGGTGGTTGATAGAGTTGAAGTAGGGTGGATTTCTGGGGTGCGAGGATGTGTGAAGGGCAAGTTTTGTGTGAGTTGTGCGAGTGTGGGTGTGGGTGTTTTGATGTTGCGGTACAAAACGGGTCGAGGACGGATCTTGAAAACAAGGAACAAAGGAAGAGAGCGTAAACGGAAAACACTaaaggttagtaggtagtgTCTGCACAGGATTTAATCCAATATCATCGTCCGGTATTTATACATGTACACTACGAGAAACGCTTCTGTCTAGCATATACTTTTCATAGATCTGTAAAAACTACAGTATTGGTATTTGCTTTTCAGGCAGAAAGCCTTGACTCCCAACCAGCATATTCAAAGTGGGATGGAGGGGTTGTCGATCTAAAGGAGGGGCACTTTTCCAGTGTGAAAGTTTGGCcgataaaaaaaagaagaattgGCGCATTTTTCTACACTCTACGGAGTAAACCCTCCATTAATCATGATGCATCCGCGACCAACTTCATTTCAACAGGAACAGGTTAgactttagtataataaccATATCCCTCCGAATCACGGCATGATCTCCGATTAGGTCTCTCTACGCTATTGTTATTAGTTAGTACTTCTAATACTGTAAATCCTGAAATTATTTTACGCCAGCACTTACTTCACTGATTTCTTGAAGGTCGTGAGAGGGGCTAAGTCCCAGCTCTGAAGCCATGCTGTTTTTTTCCCCACAACACTCTAATACCACTCTTGTCTTCTATTGTTCGGAACTTTGAGATATGAGTTACTACCTTGACATCTGAAGTTGTATACTATCGCGGAGGTGACATGTCTCGGTGTTATGGTGTAGTAGATTTTTTATCATGACTTACCCGGTACCACGAACACCTATCGTGTGGAGTTCTTTTTAGAGTAATCTACTTCGTGAGTTTCCTTACATTTATGCAATATGGGTTGCAATGTGTTTTAGGTGCAAGTTCCTTATCTAGGCTGAGCGAGTACATAATGATGAGAAACATGTTGTAGTTCGGCCCTGACTACACATTCTTTTCCGTGGTTTGACACTACTGGATATACACATTGACCTTCGCAATAACAACCAATTATCTTGCATTTACCTCACAGATACAATGTGCTCGTTGCAGATGGTTTAGTACGCAAGTTTAGCATGAGATACACCAGGTACTGTACCCTTCACATGATGTGTCAAGCTTCATCATTCTTACCAAGGGAGAATTTGTCGAGAGCACCTGCATGCTGGGACTAGACCATGGTGTATCCATGTAAGTCAACGTCTCTAGCATCTCCGGTTATACGAGGATTCACACAAGCAGCTGACCATAAGGCCTTTGATTCACCCAATGAATAACGGTCAGCATCCCGGAAAATCCCCCATAAGCTTGAATGGCCAAGCGATAATGTCAACTGTGTAGTGTTGGTATCGAGAAATCCCGATACCAGCTGCTGTATCCGCACCAGGCCGGCATTTAAAAAATGCTCCTAGATTAGTGAGCAAGCTTCCAAAGTAGTCAAAATAATAGGACCGTTTATAGCACGTGCCTCAGCCTCTTGGTTGATGCCAGATCGCGAGTGATTCCTAATAAGCCAGGATTCAAGATCTCCGTTTGCGAGTGCTGTGTAAGTAGTCAACATCCGAGTCCTTCCGATGAACCGCACTCACGTGGCAGCGAAACTTTTGAGCCGCAACCAACCTATGACGGATCTTTGTCATATTCCCGATTTAGGTCTTCGGGAAGGCCTTTCTAGCGTTTCCACTGACAGTCCCGATTGCTTGGGCCCCTGCGGACCATCGTAATTGACAAGGACTCCAGGTGCTCGTCTGAACGGCCTGGCTGGGTTAGACTTTGACAGTTGGCCCCGGTTCCAGTTAGCGGCGGCCGCGGTGTGCCGCAGACGCCGCTCACCTTGAGTGCTTGTCCCGGTCTGTCTTCGTGCACTTCCCCTTGGTAACGTCTCTTGTCAGCAATTTCACGCCGAAGTAGAACGGCGTTTGGACATCTTGCTGATACGGAGACCAGAATTTTCTCGTTCTCAATTGGACCCCTGGGGTATGCTGGGGATGGCGTCTGACATGCACACACGCCTCTCTGTAGGCTTATCTCTGGAATACATATAAAGGTTCAGTTGGACCTCCTCAGACAGAACCTTCATTATACTATCTTCATACCGAAGAATCAACTCGACCAACGATAAGCTGAGGCAGATATCTGCAATAAATATACCATATATCGAAGACATCATAACTCTTGCTTGCCCCCCGATGTTGTCATTCCAAATTCAGCACAGCCAAGCTTCACGGCAAGCAGCAAAAGCTGTTGCGCTTGGCTTCACTCGAAccatatcttcttcttcactggcGAGAGCACCTATAGCTCTTCGAGCTGGTTGTGCCGCTTCCCAGCAACATCGgctcttctcatcgacaCCAACACACCAACTTCGTGACTTCTTTCCGGTCAAAGAGACGCCACATATCCAGACGACCAAGCCAGCCTGGCCACACGAAGGGTACACATATGATGAAATGTTGGCGGTCGAACCCGCTCATCGACCTCCGAGGACAGTCGGTGACTATACAGCCTGGAAAATTGTCCGCTTTGCCAGATATTGCATGGACAAGGCCACAGGTATGGACCGTGATCAGAAATccgacaagaccaagccgACTACAGCCATCGAGGCTCAGAAGCCACTCACCGAGGCTCAATGGGTAAGCCGCATCCCACCTGTGCAACATATCACGAAAGGATAGACTGACAAAGACAAAGCTGATTCgattcatcttcctcgagaGCGTGGCGGGAGTCCCCGGCATGGTTGGGGGCATGTTGCGCCATCTCGGCAGCCTTCGACGCATGAAACGAGATAATGGCTGGATCGAAACACTCCTCGAAGAGAGCTACAACGAACGAATGCATCTTTTGACTTTCATGAAGATGTGTGAGCCTGGTTGGttcatgaagatgatgatcatcGGTGCTCAGGgagtcttcttcaacagTCTGTTTGTGTCCTATCTGATCTCGCCCAAGATTGTCCACAGGTTTGTCGGCTaccttgaagaagaggctgttcACACCTATACTCGTTGTATCAAGGAGATCGAAGATGGCAACTTACCCAAGTGGAGTGATCCCAAGTTCCAGATACCCGATATTGCTATCCAGGTGAGTGCTTATCAATACCCGTATAACGAAATATTCAATATTGATACTTCTCTAGTACTGGAAGATGCCAAAAGAGCACCGTACGATGAAGGACTTGATCCTCTACATCAGGGCTGATGAGGCCACTCACCGAGGAGTCAACCACACACTTGGCAACCTTAACCAAACGGAAGACCCAAACCCATTCGTCAGCGAGTACAAAGATCGCGAGCCACCCAAGCCCGCATTAAAGCCCACCGGCTACGACCGCGTCGAAGTCATCTAGGGTTGTCACAAAGCGATCACCAACGTTAGCCGAACAAAGCCTCGTGGCATCAGACGAGCTCGTACGGATTTTCTTGTCTCATTTGCTCGACATGACAGGAAATTCTTGGGTCGAGTATTGTAGTTCTTGCTTGTTTGCACATGATACCACTGGGAAATAGGAGTTCAACTTTGGAAGGAGTTTGCTTGGTTATTTAAACACAAATCTGCATTTGATGGCGTTATGTTATGGAATCCCTACTCTTGATGATCTTAGAAGCATTGGTTTAGTTggataa is a genomic window containing:
- a CDS encoding related to Eukaryotic translation initiation factor 3 subunit J yields the protein MPPKKWDDEESDNSSSSGSPVVGTGAASRRKFDDEEDDGDVLDSWDADDDSEAEREKERKAAEAKQKAAAAAAAAKKPKGQRIAEHQAERAQQKAGAANVEEYEETEAEKRERLRRTEQEADLAHAADMFGDIGISAGRAKSRPATVVVDSNDPTKTIDISKLPLFQPKTKAQFETLRTTLTPIISANSKNAHYSLFLQDFTKALAKDMPSEQIKKLASTMTALGNEKMREEKAADKGGKKTKAAKTKTSLVTGRANAADTTTYDDADDFGDDDFM
- a CDS encoding Pre-rRNA-processing protein PNO1; the protein is MPAPTALKNAEDAPPAVDVPLPVEENDEEFLLDAPDALPTDAHVLVPVEESNENGMAIDEEGRPRFAPARDIDPVTRVETRKIPIPPHRMTPLKQSWTSIYPPLVEHLKLQCRMNIKRKTVELRSSKHTTDTGALQKGEDFVKAFTLGFDVDDAIALLRLDDLYIQTFEIKDVRTMHGDSQARAIGRIAGKDGKTKFAIENASRTRIVLADSKIHILGGFKNIHLARESVVSLILGKPPGKVYGNLRTVAARMKERF
- a CDS encoding probable alternative oxidase precursor, mitochondrial, with translation MLSFQIQHSQASRQAAKAVALGFTRTISSSSLARAPIALRAGCAASQQHRLFSSTPTHQLRDFFPVKETPHIQTTKPAWPHEGYTYDEMLAVEPAHRPPRTVGDYTAWKIVRFARYCMDKATGMDRDQKSDKTKPTTAIEAQKPLTEAQWLIRFIFLESVAGVPGMVGGMLRHLGSLRRMKRDNGWIETLLEESYNERMHLLTFMKMCEPGWFMKMMIIGAQGVFFNSLFVSYLISPKIVHRFVGYLEEEAVHTYTRCIKEIEDGNLPKWSDPKFQIPDIAIQYWKMPKEHRTMKDLILYIRADEATHRGVNHTLGNLNQTEDPNPFVSEYKDREPPKPALKPTGYDRVEVI
- a CDS encoding related to MDM31-Mitochondrial Distribution and Morphology, with product MAKGIPSSLIERCSGICFNSSPATASSVTIRPLAEISRKWSFLPATIVLSNTRFIHSHRKCQTFDSISDNASLPVTPAFSLRHAFQPRKYVPERKRITPLTTHASTREISHGSYWSSKPWQQQRLYSDGGSGQGNGSKCSCGKDITGVSTTPAKTTEDLERVKASTLNETSKDAPSRLGKQDPTGSDSEPVSYMSYLHLPRMPHRPTKEELLEAANGFWQRLKVRLKWVSIRSMRPWNIDEWGAFVSWFLFGHLAWIIVGTTTFFSLIILSINTVVAQETLAQWVGDYLTQSAGVTVVFESAIVPKWRDNVISFRNVFVSRRPGQGNVSSVSKGSSDAAAEAAAGRKADLVGTSETEDDGNYTQFDVTLSTVNVTLSFLNWWNGKGLLKDVEIKGVRGVIDRTSVTWPAEEVDPLSYRHKHQPGDFEIEKFKMEDLLLTVHQPGGFRPFSISIFSCELPQLRKQWLFYDFLSANHMSGSYDGSLFTIHPRQVHGVVPSGNGDPEASVGFGDPKAWKKFSRLRIDGLKIDHLNRGVEGPFGWIYEGNVDIVADVMFPADTDESITKVMADFYDQLEEIVDTNRHRFMRNIQEQGPALLTSGHLSDSAGDIHGEKPATEPHTSEDERRYLIMDLRISMNDVKAAVPLFTKDMSYVNQALVRPIVAYINAKKTYIPINCRIVKRASDFDGSWSIFDCGLMNDMSAETYDAFANDVENQQSRVRRFKKVGFWTLSLAVHALFMGMAGNVV